The DNA window AGGCACGCCGCAGCTCGTGTAGCGGGGTGGGGTCGTCGATCAGCTCCGAGGCGCCGAACGCGAGCACCAGCGTGCGCTCGCCATCCACGCCTGGGAAATCTCCCGACCAGCGTCGTGACTTGAGGTCGAACGTGAGCTGCTCGACCCGCATCGACCCGCTCCCCGACGGACTCGGCGCCTTCGTGACCGTGGGCATCGAGGCGGGGCTCACGCTGGGGCGAGTGGTCGTGGTGCGTTGCGTCGGCTGGCCACTGGACCCTGAAGCCAGGCTCGCGAGCTGGGCGAGTCCACTCCCCTGTTTGCCAGGCCGGGCGGTGCTCGGGGGGGCGGTCGAGGGGGGGGCGATGCTGGCATGTCTGGCCGTCGCGTTCGGGAGTTCCGAAAAGACGGTGAGGGTCATGGTCTGGTTGTGCAGATCGGCGTGACCGGTGGCGAAGGGAGAGATCTCGCCGTAGGAGTAGAAGCCGGCGAGTTCCGTCCCAGGGGGGAGACTATCGAGGACGGCCTCGACCTCTTCCTCGGTGCGCTGACCGAGGACGAGGCGTCGTCCGACGCAGCTGATGGCGACGGCGAGGTGGGCGTCGGACTTGGTGGAGGGAGCGGGCTTGGCAGCCTTGGCGGCGCTCTCGGCGCCGTCGATGAGGCGCTCGAAGTTGGCCTTCATGAGCTGGACGAGGTGTCCCTTGGGGACGTCGCCAGCGAAGGTCATGGAGTTCTTGTCGTGGTCGACGGCGAGCAGGGTGCGGACCAAGACCTTGTCGTCCTTGGCCGAGGCGCGCATGGCGAGGGGGAAGAGCAGGCCGGAGGCAGGCAGATCGGCAGCCTTGTCGCCGAGGTACTCCTTGTAGAGGGCGAGGGCAGGCTTGCCGTCGAGCTCGTACAGGACGTTGGCGTCGCTCTTGGTGATGGTGCGCTCGGGGCCGAACTTGTCCCAGCCGCCCTTGGAGCCGTGGTTGATGACGATGTGGTCGCCGTGGAAGGCGACGGCGGTGACGATGCCGCTGCGGATCTTGTCGCCAGCGCAGACCCAGGTGCGCTTGAAGCGAGGGCCATCGCCGGACAGGCCGCCGGTGACGACGACGGAGTCGGGCAGGACGCTGTTGATGCCGCGGACCAGCTCGCTGCCGTTGACGCCGAGGCCCTCGCTGAGGACGAGCACGCCGCGCAGGTCGGGTCGCTGCAGCTTGCGGGCGAGCTGCTGGCCGGCGGAGAACGAGTCGCTCATCTGCGCAACCTCGACGAGGGCGCTGGAGAGGGTGGTCTTCTCGAAGCGGACGATGGCGACCGAGAGGCTGTGGTCGCGGACGGCGGTGCCAGCGATCTCGCCGGCGCTGGAGCAGCCGATGAGGTGGGCCTTGGGGTAGGCGCGCCGCAGCTCGTGCAGCGGGGTAGGATCGTCGATCAGCTCCGAGGCGCCGAACGCGAGCACCATGGTGCGCTCGCTCTCCAGGGCTGGATCGAGCGCCTTGGACCACCGCTTCGATGTGAGGTCGTACGAGAACCGGCGCACCTGCATGCCGACACCCATCGCGGCAGCGCGCACGTTGGTGTCGGAGTTGAACTCGACCTCCTCGATTTCACCCATCGCTCCTGCCAGGGAGCCATGCCGTGTCGACCCGGGCTGGGGAGACGAAGCTGGCGCTCCGCGTGAGGCAAAGGGTTTCACCGTGTCCGAGGTGGGGGAGGGGACGCGCTTGTCCTGAGGCCCCCCTGCCGGCTTCGGCAGAGGCGAAGAGGACTCGGAGAAGACGGTGAGGGTCATGGTCTGGTTGTGCAGATCGCAGTGACCGGTGGCGAAGGGAGAGATCTCGCCATAGGAGTAGAAGCCGGTGATCTTGGTGTCCTTGGGGAGGACATCGAGGACGGCTTCGACCTCTTCCTCGGTGCGCTGACCGAGGACGAGGCGTCGTCCGACGCAGCTGATGGCGACGGCGAGGTGGGCGTCGGTCTTGGTGGAGGGAGCGGGCTTTGCGGCCTTGGCGGCGCTCTCTGCGCCACCGATGAGGCGTTCGAAGTTGGCCTTCATGAGCTGGACGAGGTGGCCCTTGGGGACGTCGCCAGCGAAGGTCATGGAGTTCTTGTCGTGGTCGACGGCGAGCAGGGTGCGGACCAGGACCTTGTCGTCCTTGGCCGAGGCGCGCATGGCGAGGGGGAAGAGCAGGCCGGAGGCAGGCAGGTCGGTGGCCTTGTCGCCGAGGTACTCCTTGTAGAGGGCGAGGGCAGGCTTGCCGTCGAGCTCGTACAGGACGTTGGCGTCGCTCTTGGTGATGGTGCGCTCGGGGCCGAACTTGTCCCAGCCGCCCTTGGAGCCGTGGTTGATGACGATGTGGTCGCCGTGGAAGGCGACGGCGGTGACGATGCCGCTGCGGATCTTGTCGCCAGCGCAGACCCAGGTGCGCTTGAAGCGAGGGCCATCGCCGGACAGGCCGCCGGTGACGACGACGGAGTCGGGCAGGACGCTGTTGATGCCGCGGACCAGCTCGCTGCCGTTGACGCCGAGGCCCTCGCTGAGGACGAGCACGCCGCGCAGGTCGGGTCGCTGCAGCTTGCGGGCGAGCTGCTGGCCGGCGGAGAACGAGTCGCTCATCTTCGCCACCTCGACATACGTCGAGGCCAGCGAGGTTTTCTCGAAGCGCGCCACCGCGACGGAGAGCGTATGATCTCGGACGCTCGTCCCGATGATCTCTCCTGCACTGGAGCAGCCAGCGAAGTGCGCCCGGGGGTAGGCACGCCGCAGCTCGCGTAGCGGGGTGGGGTCGTCCATCAGCTCCGAGGCGCCGAACGCGAGCACCAGCGTGCGCTCGCCATCCAGGACGGGCAGGGCTCGGACCGACCACTTCTTGGCTTCACGATCGTACGAGAAGGTCTCGAGGATCATCGAAAATCCCTTCGGTGTGTCTACTGCACGGCTGCGACGACCAGCGTCACGTCATCGTCGAGAGCCCGTCCACCACGATAGTCCTCGATCGCAGTGACGATCGCGTCCCTGATCCGCTCGGGTCCTGCCGCTGCGAGTTCCTGGAACAGGGCGCGCAGGCGCTTGTCGGTGAAGGGCTCCTGGGCCTCGTTTTCACACTCCGTGATGCCGTCCGTGAACCACAACAGCGCATCCCCAGGCTGGAGCTGGACGGTCTGGGCTTGATAGTCCGTATTGGCCGCAGCGCCGAGCGGGGACCCCTGCGCCGCAATCTGTCTCACCGAGCCCTTGCGAGCGATGTAGGGGAAGGGATGCCCCGCATTGGCGATGCTCATCGTGCGGCTGCTCGGCTCGAAGATGGACGCAGTACACGTCATCATGAATTTCTGCTTCGCCGCCTCGTAGATCGAGCAGTTCATGATCCGGAGCAGCTGGGTCACCGTGAGCCGCTCCGAAGAGAAGGTGCGCGCCAGGTCGCAGGCCGCCTTGGCTGCGCCGGTGATGATCGCCGACGAGATCCCATGGCCCGTCACGTCGCCGATGACCGTGAGGACACGATCCCCTGGTAGATCGTGGACCGCCCACCAGTCTCCGCCGCACTCTGCGGCGGGCTGGAAGTGCCCCGCGATCCGCAGGAACGAGCGATCGTGGACGTCCTCGCTCGGGACCAGCATCTGCTGGACGGCGCGGGCCACCTCGAGCTGCTTCTTGAGCGAGGCCTTCTCCGCCGTGTCGTAGAGCAGCTGCACCAGCCTGTCGGCGAGATGCAGGAAGTTGACCCGGATGTCGTTGATCACCTCGCTGGCGTCGCCACCACCCGAGGACATCGAGGCGCTCACGGCGAGGATCTCGCCGAGCTTGGCCGCGAACTGCCGCTTCGCCACCGTGATGGTCCCGGTCAGCTCGTGGGTGCTGGCCGGCTCTGGCCGGGTGCTGGCCACATCGTGGAAGACGTTCAAGGCGTCTCCCACGGCGCTGATCACACCCTTGAGCCGGTCACGCTCCGCGGCGAGCTGCTCGTGGAGCTGGCTCATCTCGGTGGTGCTCAGCTCGAGGGAGCGGGTGAGGAGACCCCGATCTTCCGCGACGTGGCGGTAGTGATCGCTGATCCGGGCGAGGGCCTTCTGCCACGTATCGCGATCGGGGGGCTCGTCGAGCTCCGTGATGCCGAGGCGCTTGAGCTGCCGGACGAGGAGCGGGTCGATCTCGCTCATGACTTCCCCCTCATTGGCCTACCTCTCGCTCTGCTCGACGGGTTCGGCCAGCGCCGCCTGCCGTTCGAAGAAGTGAACCGATGCCGGCAAGGAGCGAAACTCCCGCGGGTTCACATCGAGATCATAGAAGGAGGTGACCAGCGTCGAGCTGCGCGGCGTGACGTCGACGAGCAGAACGGCCCCGGCGCTGTAGATCTTCAGCATCCCCAGGCCCGCACCCCCGCGCGAGGTGTCCAGCACCTGGTCGTCGGGCCCTCCGCTCACCTCGCGTGCGCTCAGCCCTCGCGTGATGCCCTCGAAGACGTCGTGCCGTCGCAGCCGCCCGAAGGGGTCATGCGCCTGAAGGGCGATCCGTTCGCCATCGGTCCCCAGGCGGAGCGTCGGGATCTCGTTCTCCTCCAGCGTGAGGCTCTGCTTGCGATCGTGGGAGTAGCGGGGCCGACCACGCCGATCGATCGGCGCGCCGTACATCGCGTTCATCAGGAGCTCATGCGCCAGCTCCCCGAGCCGCTCGGCGATGCGCGTAGGGGCGCCAGCACGTTCGGCCCAGTGGGACACCTCGCTCACGGCCCGATCCCGCTCGTCGCTGGAGCGGGGTCTCCACTTCACGATCGTGGCGCCCCAGGACAGCATGTCGGAAAGGCGGGGAGGGGCGGCCAGCGGGTTGAGCAGACGCTTCACCGAGAGCGCGATCTCCCACGGCCTCGGCATCGACTCGAACGTGGGCCAACCCATGACGTTCGAAAGGCGGGCCTCGCCCAGGGCTGCACGCAGCACCGACGCGACATTGCCCGAGGTCCAGACCATCAAGTTCAACGTCGGGTAGCGCTCTGCCGCCCACTCGAGCGCGAGATCGAGATCCGCCGCGTCACACCCCAGGAGCAAAGGACGCTTGCTGAGCACCTTGTGGAGTTCAGCGGGATCGTCCACGACGGGGACTTCCATCAGTCCGCTGGCTGCGCACATGACCCGGGCGATCCGCTGGCCGACCACCCGGTTCCGTTCCAGCACCGCGATGCTTGCCTTCCGAGTTTCGCTCAACGTGGGAGTTCGATACGAAGCTCGAACGGCGGATCTGTCAAGAGGAGGAGTGGTGATGGGCTGTCGCGCTGGCGGTGAACCAGCGCGATCATGCGCTGCGCGACGCGCATTGCAGAGGAGCGCGTTGCGCGTGGGCTACATCAAGCCGGCGTCGTGTCGCAGCCGACGATGATGCGAATGCCGCCAGAGTTGTCGCCCTGCGCCGTCTGACAGGTGGTGGGGCAGAGCGTGATCGTCGCGGGGTTCTGGGGATTGTCGTAGTACCAGCCGCCGTTGGCTCCGCAGGCGCTCTCCGAGCTGACCTGACCGATGATCTGCTCGTTGCCACCTTCCGAGGTGTAGACGACGTTGATCTGGTTCGGATTGATCATCTGACCGTCGTTGCTCTGCGGCATCTGGAAATCGCACGCGAGCTGGCTGCCCTGGATGGCCTGAAGCGCGAGCAGCAGCTCCTGCTCGGCGTTGGCGCCAGCACCGATGAAGATCCCCTGGCCCGTGCCCCCGCGATCGGCGATGAGGTTCATCAGGTTCGGCGCCGAGCCCTGGAGGCCGACGGCGTAGGTATAGATCCCGGCGCTCGTGAAGGCCTCTTCCGCAATGCCCGCGATGGCGTTGCTGTTCTGGTTGCAACCGTTCGGCTCCCCATCGGTCACCAGGATGACGACTGCCTTCTCGGTCGGGTTGGCTGCGACGTAGTTCTTGGCCCAGAGCGTGGCACCGCTGAGCGCGGCGAAGATCGGCGTGTCGCCACCGTTCGGGGTCTCGCTGGTGATCGCCGAGATGAGCAGCTGCTCCTGAGCGTCGGTGGGGGCCGACTCGGAGGTCAGCGGCGCCGCGTCCACGGCAGGCTGAGCGCAAACATTCACGTTGCAGCTGCTGCCCGTGCAACCCGTGCCCGGGAAGAAGCGAAGCGCGACGCGCAGGCCTGAGGCCTCGGGGGACTGAATGAAGGCGCGGAGCGCTGCGGTGGAGCTGTTCCACTTGTTGTTCGACTGCATCGAGCCGGACCGATCGAACATGATGATCATGTTGAGCGGGACCAGCGTTGCAGCGTCGCTCGACGTCGCGCACTCGGTGAATCCCGTGCCGCTCGAGGCGCCCGAGCCGCTGGTCGGGTCGATGATGAAGCCGCCTGCGCCACCATCACCCGTCGCACTGCTGGTGCTGTTCCCTGCTCCCTGGCCCTCGCTGCCTCCGTCAGAGGTTGCGTCTCCGCCGGAAGAACCGCACGCCACGCCAATGGCTGCAGCGGTGCTGAAGAGGAGGCCAAGGGCGAGCTGGCGCGTCGTCAAGCTACTGGCAGTCGTGATGCGCTTCATGCTTCCCATCTTACGGCAAGCCTCGTGCCGTTGGGAAAAACACTCTATGGCATCAAAAATTCATCCGAGGTGCGATGAAGATGGATGGCGAACGATCCAGTCCGGATCCTGAAACGACCAGGTCGCGTCTGGGCCGCGCGTCCCTCCGGTCTCATCGCACCTCCACCCTCCTTGGATGACGCTCAGATTACGGGGATCCCCATCGCTCGCCGGATCCCATTGAACGATGCCGTGAACCGGTGGTCGGCTCCCCGGATGACGAGGGGAGGCTTTTCCTCGAAGGCGAGTCCACTGCCGGGTCTGCGGGCGGCGTAAACCGAAAAGAGCGCAGTTTTGCCTTCGCGCGGGATGGCGTCCATCCAGGTGACCATCTCGAGACCCGCTGCCTCGGCCCCCTGGTGCACCCGGTCCCGCTGGCGTGCCGCGGAGCAGCCCACGAAGACGCCCTCCGGGGCGAGCAAGCGCGCAGCAGCCTCGAAGTACACCTCGACGCCGCCCCGGTGCTCGAAGCGACAGGGGCCGCACTGCACGCGCGAGGACTCGATCCCGGTGCCTGGCGGGAGGTAAGGCGGTGTGCCGGTCACCAGGTCGGGCGCACCGATCCCTTCGAGGTTTGCAGGGTCCCGCATGTCACCGTGCCGCACTGTGCACCGGCTCTCGAGCCCGTTCCACGCCACGGAGCGCTTCGCCAGACCGGCGCTCAGCTCCTGAGCCTCCACGCCCACGCAGCGTGCGTCGGGGAATCGCCATGCCGTGCAGAGCAGCACCGTCCCGATGCCACAGCCGAGATCCACGGTGAGGCGCGGCGGTGCGTGCGCCGTCAGCTCCGCGGCGAACCATGCGGTGACCAGGTCGTCCGCTGACCAGCGGTGCCCGTCGACGCGCTGCAGGATCCGGAAATCGCCGGCCAGATAGCAGAGGTCTTCTCCCGATGCCGGCCACAGCTCGGGGCGGTCCGGTGGCGTGACGGGGCGCGGACCCGGTGCGACCCATCCGGGAGGCCTTCTGGCGGGGCGCACGATGCCAGCACAGGGCGGCGAGGTCGGGGGCTTCTCCTGCCCGGGAGTGAGCACTGCATCCATCGAGCGGAGCCTTATCACACGGGGCGTGCGGAAGCGTCTTCGGGCCCCACCCTCCTCGGGGTCGAGGTGATGGAGCCCATGGACGTGGGTCATCCTTCTTCCTCCGTATGGCCTCCGGCGGCTTGCAAAGGACGCGCGTCGGCCACAGGCCGCGTCACCGGCGGGGGCTCAAGGAGAGGTCGGGCCGGGCGGCCGAGCGCGCAAGCTCCGCGTCTGGCGTTCGATGGCCTCGGCGAGGCGGGTGGGGTTCACGGGCTTGACCAGGTGCTCGTCGAAGCCTGCCTCGTACGCTCGGCGTCGGTCCTCGTCTCGCCCGTACCCTGTGACGGCAATGAGCGCGATGTTCCTCCCCGCTGCCTCCGCGCGCAATCTCGAGGCGACCTCGTAACCATCCATCGCCGGGAGACCGATGTCGATCAGCGCGACATCCGGCTTCATCGTGAGGGCCATCTCGAGGCCCGTGACGCCATCGCTCGCCGCCTCGACGTGGTGCCCCCAGAGCTCGAGCAGGTTCTGGACGAGCTCCAGTGCGTCCGGGTTGTCTTCGACGACCAGCACCCGCAGGCGACCCGTCGGAGACCGCTCGGGCTGGGACGCTTCTGGGAGGGGGACGTCCTTCAGCGCTGGCAAGCGGACGATGAATTCCGAGCCTCGTCCCCGACCCTCGCTCTGCGCCTGGATGCTGCCCCCGTGGAGCTGGACCAAGCCACGGACCATGGTGAGGCCAATCCCGAGACCACCGGTCGAGCGGGCCAGCGAGACGTCCTCCTGGACGAACAGATCGAAGATCGACTCGAGCTGATCCGAGGCGATGCCCATGCCGGTGTCGCGCACATGGATCACCGCGAAGGCCTTGTTTTCCTGTTGCTCTCTGGCGATCGACAGCCAGATGCGTCCCCCGGTGTCCGTGTACTTGGCTGCGTTGTTGAGCAGGTTGACGAGGATCTGCTCGATGCGGAGCGTATCGCCTTCGAGCCACAGAGGCTCCTCAGGAACCGAGACCGAGAGCTGATGGCGTCGCGAGTCGATGAGCAGCTGACAGGTGGTCACGGCGCGCTCGATCAGCTCGTTCAGATCGAACGGTTCCTTCTTCAGCAGGATCTTGCCGCGGGTGATGCGCGACACGTCGAGCAGATCGTCGACGAGCCGCGCGAGGTGGCTGGTCTGCCGGCTGATGGTGGCCCGCAAGCGCACGTTTTGCTGATCCTGGGGGCCGATGCGGTTCTGGATGTGGACCGCCGTGCTGATCGCGTTGAGAGGGTTTCGCAGCTCGTGCGCCAGCATGGCCAGGAACTCGTCCTTCCGACGATCGGCTTCGGCCAGCGTGTCGGCGCGGTGGCGTCTCTCTTCCTCCAGCCGCTTCCGCTCGGTGATGTCGCTGAAGATCAGCGCGAGGCCCTGCGCCTCGGGTGTATAGGCGACGGGATCGGCGGTGATGCGGTACCAGTGCTCCCCGACGAGCGCCTCGGTGCTCTGACGCTGTCCTGCGCTGGTCGTCACGTCCGGCCACCCCCGGGGGGCCCCAGCGGGGAGCAGTGCTCCGAGGAGTTCTTCCGGGGTTTGGCCATCGAGTTGCGTCAACAGTGCGGCCGGCCTGGGGTCGAGCGAGCGCGTGGCGGAGAGCCGGGCGAGCATCGCGGCGAAGGCACTGTTGTGACGGCGAAGTCGCCCGTCCGCTCCGAACAGGCACACGCCATCACTGATGCCGTCGAACGTCGCCTCCCAGTCGTTGGCAGCGGTGCGCGCGGCTTCCTCTGCCTTCCGCGCCCGCAAGAGGGCCCGCACCATTGCGATCAGCTCGACCGCCTCGAAGGGCTGGGTCAGGTAGCTGTCGGCTCCCCCCTCGAGCCCCTGGACGCGTCGCTCGCTGGTCACGAAGGTCGCTGACGTCTGGAGGACCGGGATCGACGAGGTGGCCGAGTTGGCCTTCAAGAGACGACAGACCTCGTAGCCGCTGATGTCGGGCAGCTTGATGTCGAGCACGATCAGGTCCGGTCGTGTCGTCGCGAGCTGGAGCGCCTCTTCCCCGTTCTGCGCCTCGCGCACGGTGAAGCCTGCGCCCCCGAGGATCTTCCGGATGAGATACCGGGTGGTCTCGTCATCGTTGACGTTGAGAACGACGGGGCGTTTCGGTTCCGGCATCCTCACGGCTCCTTCGACGCTTTTGCGGCCGGTCCGATGCCCGCATTGGTCAAGGCGTCCCGGATGCGTGCGATGGCCAGCTCCCGCGAGAGGCTGTGCTTCGAGAGGATGGCCGTGGTCTCGGTCTGGAGCCGCTGCCGCTCGCTCTCTTCGAGGCTCTTCGAGGTCTGGACGATCACGGGGATGGACCTGGTTCGCGGGTCCTTCTTCAGCTCATCGAGCACGTCGAATGCGGTCATGTCACCCAGCACGAAGTCGAGAAAGATGACCTGAGGCTGCTCTCGTCGGGCGACCTCGACCCCTTGCTCTCCATTCACGGCCTCGATCACGACATATGGTGTGCCGGTGAGCATGCGGCGGACCAGGTAGCGTGCCACCTCGTCGTCGTCGATGACCAGCACCCGCTCGACCGGGCCGCTGCGCGCCAGAGCCTTGAGCCGTTTGAGGAGCCAGGCCTTCTCGAAGGGCTTCACGCAGAACTCGTCGGCGCCGAGCGCGCGCGCCTTCTCCTCTCGGCTGGTGACGGTGACGACCAGCGCCGGGATGTCTCGTGTCGCCTCGTTCGCCTTGAGCTCTGCGAGGAAGTTCCACGACGTCTCGCCCTCGAGCATGATGTCGAGCACGACGGCCGAAGGGCGGAGTCGCTCCATCGCCCTGCGCGCGTCGTCGATCGAGCGCGCTGGAACGACCTGGAAGCCAGACCCTTCCAGGTATTTCTCGTAGAGGAACAGCGTCTGCCGGTCGTCTTCCACCACGAGGACGGGGGCGCGCATCGGGTCGAGGACCTCGCTCCGCGCGACCATGTCGTTGAGCGCCTGGGCCTCGGGATGAACGCGAGGGATGATCAGCGAGAAGGTCGAACCTTTCCCGACCGCGCTCTCCAGCGAGACGCTGCCGCCGAGGGTCTCGCTGACCTTGAGGCACAGCGCCAGACCCAGGCCGGTCCCTTTGACCTTTCGCTGGAGAGGGGAATCGATCTGGACGAACTCCTCGAAGATGTGGTGCTGGTCCTCGGGGGCGATCCCGATCCCGGTGTCGGCGACGGAGAAGATGACGGTGTCGTTCGGCCCCCGCTGCGCTCGCAGCCTGACTTCACCACGCTCCGTGAACTTCAGCGCGTTCGACAGGAAATTCCGGAGCACCTGGCCCACCTTGCTCTCGTCGGTGTCGAGCTCCGGGACCTCGTCCGCGCCCTCGATCACGAGCTGCACGGGGTCGGGGGCAAGAGGGCGGAGCATGCCTCGAAGGGCACCGAAGAGCGTCGCCACATCGAACCGAGCGATCCGTAGCCCGACCTTGC is part of the Chondromyces crocatus genome and encodes:
- a CDS encoding PP2C family protein-serine/threonine phosphatase, translated to MSEIDPLLVRQLKRLGITELDEPPDRDTWQKALARISDHYRHVAEDRGLLTRSLELSTTEMSQLHEQLAAERDRLKGVISAVGDALNVFHDVASTRPEPASTHELTGTITVAKRQFAAKLGEILAVSASMSSGGGDASEVINDIRVNFLHLADRLVQLLYDTAEKASLKKQLEVARAVQQMLVPSEDVHDRSFLRIAGHFQPAAECGGDWWAVHDLPGDRVLTVIGDVTGHGISSAIITGAAKAACDLARTFSSERLTVTQLLRIMNCSIYEAAKQKFMMTCTASIFEPSSRTMSIANAGHPFPYIARKGSVRQIAAQGSPLGAAANTDYQAQTVQLQPGDALLWFTDGITECENEAQEPFTDKRLRALFQELAAAGPERIRDAIVTAIEDYRGGRALDDDVTLVVAAVQ
- a CDS encoding vWA domain-containing protein; this translates as MKRITTASSLTTRQLALGLLFSTAAAIGVACGSSGGDATSDGGSEGQGAGNSTSSATGDGGAGGFIIDPTSGSGASSGTGFTECATSSDAATLVPLNMIIMFDRSGSMQSNNKWNSSTAALRAFIQSPEASGLRVALRFFPGTGCTGSSCNVNVCAQPAVDAAPLTSESAPTDAQEQLLISAITSETPNGGDTPIFAALSGATLWAKNYVAANPTEKAVVILVTDGEPNGCNQNSNAIAGIAEEAFTSAGIYTYAVGLQGSAPNLMNLIADRGGTGQGIFIGAGANAEQELLLALQAIQGSQLACDFQMPQSNDGQMINPNQINVVYTSEGGNEQIIGQVSSESACGANGGWYYDNPQNPATITLCPTTCQTAQGDNSGGIRIIVGCDTTPA
- a CDS encoding tRNA1(Val) (adenine(37)-N6)-methyltransferase, with translation MDAVLTPGQEKPPTSPPCAGIVRPARRPPGWVAPGPRPVTPPDRPELWPASGEDLCYLAGDFRILQRVDGHRWSADDLVTAWFAAELTAHAPPRLTVDLGCGIGTVLLCTAWRFPDARCVGVEAQELSAGLAKRSVAWNGLESRCTVRHGDMRDPANLEGIGAPDLVTGTPPYLPPGTGIESSRVQCGPCRFEHRGGVEVYFEAAARLLAPEGVFVGCSAARQRDRVHQGAEAAGLEMVTWMDAIPREGKTALFSVYAARRPGSGLAFEEKPPLVIRGADHRFTASFNGIRRAMGIPVI
- a CDS encoding hybrid sensor histidine kinase/response regulator, with product MPEPKRPVVLNVNDDETTRYLIRKILGGAGFTVREAQNGEEALQLATTRPDLIVLDIKLPDISGYEVCRLLKANSATSSIPVLQTSATFVTSERRVQGLEGGADSYLTQPFEAVELIAMVRALLRARKAEEAARTAANDWEATFDGISDGVCLFGADGRLRRHNSAFAAMLARLSATRSLDPRPAALLTQLDGQTPEELLGALLPAGAPRGWPDVTTSAGQRQSTEALVGEHWYRITADPVAYTPEAQGLALIFSDITERKRLEEERRHRADTLAEADRRKDEFLAMLAHELRNPLNAISTAVHIQNRIGPQDQQNVRLRATISRQTSHLARLVDDLLDVSRITRGKILLKKEPFDLNELIERAVTTCQLLIDSRRHQLSVSVPEEPLWLEGDTLRIEQILVNLLNNAAKYTDTGGRIWLSIAREQQENKAFAVIHVRDTGMGIASDQLESIFDLFVQEDVSLARSTGGLGIGLTMVRGLVQLHGGSIQAQSEGRGRGSEFIVRLPALKDVPLPEASQPERSPTGRLRVLVVEDNPDALELVQNLLELWGHHVEAASDGVTGLEMALTMKPDVALIDIGLPAMDGYEVASRLRAEAAGRNIALIAVTGYGRDEDRRRAYEAGFDEHLVKPVNPTRLAEAIERQTRSLRARPPGPTSP
- a CDS encoding hybrid sensor histidine kinase/response regulator, with the translated sequence MTQAPREKRFASLSRELQLVCDLKGQVTFADPRASQLIGARPGMHFRAFAAPGSEEKIDALLNESCAQAVASWELALMVEGMPTTVAVRTLCEGDEIAIVASLVPQDYANALGQVAATMSELAGLYRETERQQRELLRRHEELLRLGRELDDSNRGMVALHAELDEKQDSLRRASEVKARMVANVSHEFRTPLNSILGLSRLLLDRTDGELNEEQDKQLRFIRRAAETLSELVNDLLDLSKMEAGKVGLRIARFDVATLFGALRGMLRPLAPDPVQLVIEGADEVPELDTDESKVGQVLRNFLSNALKFTERGEVRLRAQRGPNDTVIFSVADTGIGIAPEDQHHIFEEFVQIDSPLQRKVKGTGLGLALCLKVSETLGGSVSLESAVGKGSTFSLIIPRVHPEAQALNDMVARSEVLDPMRAPVLVVEDDRQTLFLYEKYLEGSGFQVVPARSIDDARRAMERLRPSAVVLDIMLEGETSWNFLAELKANEATRDIPALVVTVTSREEKARALGADEFCVKPFEKAWLLKRLKALARSGPVERVLVIDDDEVARYLVRRMLTGTPYVVIEAVNGEQGVEVARREQPQVIFLDFVLGDMTAFDVLDELKKDPRTRSIPVIVQTSKSLEESERQRLQTETTAILSKHSLSRELAIARIRDALTNAGIGPAAKASKEP